In one Apostichopus japonicus isolate 1M-3 chromosome 18, ASM3797524v1, whole genome shotgun sequence genomic region, the following are encoded:
- the LOC139959113 gene encoding probable ATP-dependent RNA helicase DDX23, producing the protein MPSHDDKDRVRKRDEKRRSRSRDKDEKRRSRSRSRERKDERKDERKDKDRSHRHRDDRDKEKDSRDRHRDKDRHSRRSRRSRSPSDKKKRSKREEEEEEEKKRELKKQPLSLEEMLARKAAEKEAESKPVFLTKEERAKQAMLKRQKEVEEKRKATEDAKRKQLEFLRNAQTSLDDPREKERRERRERRERDRLEGKDGKEKFDRDEKKELEAIKDRYLGKAKKKRRIRRLNDRKFVFDWDAGEDTSTDFNPLYREKHEVQLMGRGHIAGVDIKTQKKESKFYSELLQVRRTQQEKDQEKVRLNKVQKKEDKQKWDDRHWQQKKLDEMTERDWRIFREDYNISTKGGRISRPIRAWDESGLPKHILDVIDSLSYKEPTPIQRQAIPIGLQNRDVIGVAETGSGKTAAFLIPLLVWITTLPKLQRELDVDKGPYAIILAPTRELAQQIEEETIKFGTPLGIRCVSIIGGISREDQGFKLRRGCEIVIATPGRLMDVLENRYLVLSQCTYVVLDEADRMIDMGFEPDVQTILEYLPVSNQKPDTDEAEDVDKLMSNFTSKNKYRQTVMFTATMPTAVERVARSYLRRPAVVYIGTAGKPTANVEQRVYMCSNKEKRHKLIEILERGIDPPIIIFVNQKKGVDVLAKSLEKMGYNATTLHGGKGQDQREYALASLKEGSVDILVATDVAGRGIDIQDVSLVVNFDMARSVENYTHRIGRTGRAGKSGVAITFLTQDDSAVFYDLRNLLMENPNAHCPPELANHPEAINKPGTVTQKKRKDEMIFVH; encoded by the exons ATGCCTTCCCACGATGATAAAGACAGAGTTCGCAAGAGAGATGAGAAACGAAGGTCGCGGTCTCGTGACAAGGACGAGAAGAGGCGTTCCAGATCCCGTTCGAGGGAGAGAAAGGACGAGAGAAAGGATGAAAGAAAGGATAAGGACCGCTCCCACAGGCATCGAGATGACAGAGACAAGGAGAAAGATAGCCGGGATAGGCATCGAGATAAAGATCGCCACTCCAGGAGGTCCAGAAGATCAAGATCTCCAAGCGACAAGAAGAagag ATCAAAGagagaggaagaagaagaggaagagaaGAAGAGAGAACTCAAGAAGCAGCCTCTCTCTTTGGAGGAGATGCTTGCCAGGAAAGCTGCGGAGAAAGAAGCTGAATCCAAG CCCGTCTTCCTGACCAAGGAGGAAAGAGCCAAGCAAGCAATGTTGAAGAGACAGAAGGAGGTCGAGGAGAAGAGGAAAGCCACCGAAGATGCCAAAAGGAAACAGCTGGAATTCCTCCGAAATGCACAGACTTCTCTCG ACGATCCTCGAGAGAAGGAGAGGCGGGAACGCCGAGAGAGAAGGGAGAGAGATAGATTGGAAGGCAAAGATGGAAAAGAGAAATTTGATAGAGATGAGAAGAAGGAACTTGAGGCAATTAAG GATCGCTACTTGGGCAAGGCGAAGAAGAAGAGGCGAATCAGACGTCTCAACGACAGAAAGTTTGTGTTTGACTGGGATGCCGGCGAAGACACTTCGACAGACTTCAATCCGCT CTACCGTGAGAAACACGAGGTCCAATTGATGGGGAGGGGGCACATTGCGGGGGTCGATATCAAGACCCAGAAGAAAGAATCCAAATTTTATTCAGAATTACTCCAGGTTCGAAGGACTCAACAAGAAAAAGACCAAGAAAA GGTCCGTCTGAACAAGGTACAGAAGAAAGAGGACAAACAGAAATGGGACGACCGCCACTGGCAACAGAAAAAGCTGGACGAGATGACGGAGAGAGACTGGCGGATCTTCCGAGAGGACTACAACATCTCGACTAAGGGAGGCCGAATCTCTCGTCCGATAAGAGCCTGGGACGAGTCAGGGCTGCCGAAGCACATCCTGGACGTCATCGACAGTCTGAGCTACAAG GAACCCACACCGATTCAGAGGCAGGCTATACCCATCGGGCTACAGAATCGAGATGTCATCGGCGTAGCGGAGACAGGAAGCGGTAAAACGGCCGCCTTCCTCATTCCTCTCTTGGTCTGGATCACAACGCTTCCAAAGTTACAAAG GGAACTTGACGTGGACAAAGGGCCGTATGCAATCATCCTGGCACCAACCAGAGAATTAGCCCAACAGATCGAAGAGGAGACGATCAAGTTTGGTACACCCCTGGGTATCCGTTGCGTCTCCATCATCGGGGGCATCTCCAGAGAGGACCAGGGCTTCAAGCTCAGGAGAGGGTGCGAGATCGTCATAGCGACCCCCGGCCGTCTGATGGACGTCTTGGAGAACAGATATCTGGTTTTGTCTCAGTGCACGTACGTTGTACTGGATGAG GCTGATAGAATGATTGACATGGGCTTTGAGCCTGACGTTCAGACGATTCTGGAATATCTACCGGTGTCCAATCAGAAGCCAGATACGGACGAAGCCGAGGACGTGGACAAGTTGATGAGTAACTTCACGTCGAAAAACAAGTACAGACAG ACGGTCATGTTCACAGCTACGATGCCCACAGCGGTAGAGAGGGTCGCGAGGTCGTACCTGAGAAGGCCCGCTGTGGTTTACATCGGCACTGCCGGCAAGCCCACTGCCAACGTGGAACAAAGAGTCTACATGTGCAGTAACAAAGAAAAGAG GCATAAACTCATCGAGATACTGGAGAGGGGCATCGACCCGCCCATCATAATCTTTGTCAACCAGAAGAAAGGAGTCGACGTCCTGGCCAAATCACTCGAGAAAATGGGG TACAATGCGACTACTCTTCACGGAGGCAAAGGTCAAGATCAGCGTGAATATGCATTAGCAAGTCTAAAGGAGGGCAGTGTGGATATTCTGGTCGCCACGGATGTTGCGGGACGTGGTATCGACATCCAAGACGTGTCCCTCGTGGTGAACTTTGACATGGCAAGGAGTGTTGAAA ATTATACCCATCGTATCGGTAGAACCGGGCGAGCAGGCAAATCCGGGGTGGCGATCACATTCTTAACGCAGGACGACTCCGCGGTCTTTTACGATCTGAGGAATCTACTGATGGAGAACCCGAACGCGCACTGCCCACCAGAGTTGGCGAACCATCCAGAGGCCATTAACAAACCGGGAACCGTCACACAGAAGAAACGAAAGGACGAGATGATATTCGTCCATTGA